A genomic stretch from Mesoplodon densirostris isolate mMesDen1 chromosome 3, mMesDen1 primary haplotype, whole genome shotgun sequence includes:
- the NR2F1 gene encoding COUP transcription factor 1: MAMVVSSWRDPQDDVAGGNPGGPNPAAQAARGGGGAGEQQQQAGSGAPHTPQTPGQPGAPATPGTAGDKGQGPPGSGQSQQHIECVVCGDKSSGKHYGQFTCEGCKSFFKRSVRRNLTYTCRANRNCPIDQHHRNQCQYCRLKKCLKVGMRREAVQRGRMPPTQPNPGQYALTNGDPLNGHCYLSGYISLLLRAEPYPTSRYGSQCMQPNNIMGIENICELAARLLFSAVEWARNIPFFPDLQITDQVSLLRLTWSELFVLNAAQCSMPLHVAPLLAAAGLHASPMSADRVVAFMDHIRIFQEQVEKLKALHVDSAEYSCLKAIVLFTSDACGLSDAAHIESLQEKSQCALEEYVRSQYPNQPSRFGKLLLRLPSLRTVSSSVIEQLFFVRLVGKTPIETLIRDMLLSGSSFNWPYMSIQCS, encoded by the exons ATGGCAATGGTAGTTAGCAGCTGGCGAGATCCGCAGGACGACGTGGCCGGGGGCAACCCCGGCGGCCCCAACCCCGCAGCGCAGGcggcccgcggcggcggcggcgccggcgagcagcagcagcaggcggGCTCGGGCGCGCCGCACACGCCGCAGACCCCGGGCCAGCCCGGAGCGCCCGCCACCCCCGGCACGGCAGGGGACAAGGGCCAGGGCCCGCCCGGCTCGGGCCAGAGCCAGCAGCACATCGAGTGCGTGGTGTGCGGGGACAAGTCGAGCGGCAAGCACTACGGCCAGTTCACCTGCGAGGGCTGCAAAAGTTTCTTCAAGAGGAGCGTCCGCAGGAACTTAACTTACACATGCCGTGCCAACAGGAACTGTCCCATCGACCAGCACCACCGCAACCAGTGCCAATACTGCCGCCTCAAGAAGTGCCTCAAAGTGGGCATGAGGCGGGAAG CGGTTCAGCGAGGAAGAATGCCTCCAACTCAACCCAATCCAGGCCAGTACGCACTCACCAACGGGGACCCCCTCAACGGCCACTGCTACCTGTCCGGCTACATCTCGCTGCTGCTGCGCGCGGAGCCCTACCCCACGTCGCGCTACGGCAGCCAATGCATGCAGCCCAACAACATCATGGGCATCGAGAACATCTGCGAGCTGGCCGCGCGCCTGCTCTTCAGCGCCGTCGAGTGGGCCCGCAACATCCCCTTCTTCCCGGATCTGCAGATCACCGACCAGGTGTCCCTGCTACGCCTGACCTGGAGCGAGCTGTTCGTGCTCAAcgcagcccagtgctccatgccgctgCACGTGGCGCCGCTGCTGGCCGCCGCCGGCCTGCACGCCTCGCCCATGTCCGCCGACCGCGTCGTGGCCTTCATGGACCACATCCGCATCTTCCAGGAGCAGGTGGAGAAGCTCAAGGCGTTGCACGTCGACTCGGCCGAGTACAGCTGCCTCAAAGCCATCGTGCTGTTCACGTCAG ATGCCTGTGGCCTGTCGGACGCCGCCCACATCGAGAGCCTGCAGGAGAAGTCGCAGTGCGCGCTGGAGGAGTACGTGAGGAGCCAGTACCCTAACCAGCCCAGCCGCTTCGGCAAATTGCTACTACGACTGCCCTCGCTGCGCACCGTATCCTCCTCGGTCATCGAGCAGCTCTTCTTCGTCCGTTTGGTAGGTAAAACCCCCATCGAAACTCTCATCCGCGATATGTTACTGTCTGGGAGCAGCTTCAACTGGCCTTACATGTCTATCCAGTGCTCCTAG